One Solenopsis invicta isolate M01_SB chromosome 15, UNIL_Sinv_3.0, whole genome shotgun sequence genomic window, CCTCCTCGTCTCTTCGCGAATGCAATCTCTTCATTTTGCTTTGATATAACCTCAAACGACTTCTGCCTGTCGCGAATCTTTCAGTTATACCGGGTTATATACTATTCTgtgaatgtaaaaattattcgacTACGATACTTGTAATTGTATCGTGACACGTAATTAGAGAGAGCTGCGATAAAGAAATCCACATTTGCGTTTACCTTTGACTCACTCGAATCTGATCTTCAGCACTTTCTAGAACTTTCTAGACCAGTAGATTccacagaacatatactatgagaaatgaaagctcAGTACTTAACAGGGGTAACAAAAAGCAAGACACTGCCATCTGGTGGTGAAGTGGGAAATCAAATGAACTGCAGAAAAGAAtaagggttggtttataatagcccttaccgtaagaaattcaccaatcatagtcgattattcttttatacatcgactatgattggtcattTTCTCATCGCTCTgccagaccagcgcgatttgcgacatgCGACGCGCGATcatccaataggcgtttacaattttttgaaaagacgtacgcctattggataaacgcgcgtcgcgtgtcgcaaatcgcgctggtctgccagagccattacggttacggctattataaaccaactttatGTTGGTTTGGCGCAGCTGTAATCGCTAACTATGGAATTCTAGTGTACcctgaccaatcatagtcgattattcttctataagtcctcgattatgattggtcaattttttacagattccggcataagttagcggttacggcctgcataaaccaacataatagttggtttataatagccgtaaccgtaatgGCTCTgacagaccagcgcgatttgcgacacgcgacgcgcgtttatccaataggcgtacgtcttttcaaaaaattgtaaacgcctattggatgatcgcgcgtcgcgtgtcgcaaattgCGCTGGTCTGGCAGAGCCATGAGAAaatgaccaatcatagtcgatgtataaaagaataatcgactatgattggtgaatttcttacggtaagggctattataaaccaacccttaTTCTTTTCTGCAGTTCATTTGATTTCCCACTTCACCACCAGATGGCAGTGTCTTGCTTTTTGTTACCCCTGTTAAGTACTGAGCTTACAtttctcatagtatatgttctgtggAATCTACTGGTCTAGAAAGTTCTAGAAAGTGCTGAAGATCAGATTCGAGTGAGTCAAAGGTAAACGCAAATGTGGATTTCTTTATCGCAGCTCTCTCTAATTACGTGTCACGATACAATTACAAGTATCGTAgtcgaataatttttacattcacAGAATAGTATATAACCCGGTATAACTGAAAGATTCGCGACAGGCAGAAGTCGTTTGAGGTTATATCAAAGCAAAATGAAGAGATTGCATTCGCGAAGAGACGAGGAGGAGAGCGAGGAACACTATCGCAAGCGCAAGAATTACAAGCGTGGCGACGAGGAGTTCAGGCATAACGATGATCATGGAAGTTCCAGACGTAACGGCGGTCAGTGCGGCTCCAGACGTGAAAACGATCATCGGGGTGACGATCACAGAAGTCGTAGATATAACGACGAGCGTGGAGATGCCAGGGACAGCGAACGGCGAAGCGGGCGGCAAGCGGGAGGAGATTGGCAGCCGCTACTACGGGGATTCGGACAAGGCGCGAGAAAACCCAGCGGAGAACGCCAAGCAGAAGCGAGCGGCAAATCTTTTGACGTCGAAGACGGGAGGCGCGTACATCCCGCTTGCCAAGTTGCTTATGCTTCAAGCGGAAATCACCGACAAGTCGGGAGCCACTTACCAGCGCATCGCATGGGAAGCACTAAAGAAGTCCATCCATGGATACATTAACAAGGTTAACACCAGTAATATCGGGATCATAACGCGGGAGTTGCTGCGCCAGAATATTGTCCGTGGTAGAGGTTTGTTAGCACGGTCTATCATTCAGGCGCAAGCCGCGTCACCGATGTTCACGCCAGTTTATGCAGCACTGACGGCTGTAATAAATTCCAAGTTTCCTAACATAGGTGAACTAGTGCTGACGCGACTTGTATTACAGTTCAAGCGTGGATTTAAGAGGAATGATAAGCCTTTGTGTATATCCTCGGGAACTTTTATAGCACATTTAGTTAATCAGCATGTAGCTTATGAGATCATTGTTTTGGAGATCTTGACTCTGCTGTTGGAAACGCCGACGGACGATTCCGTCGAAGTGGCCATAGCGCTTTTGAAGGAAAGCGGAATGAAAGTGAGAGGGTTTTCGCGAAGAGGTATCGAGGCCATCTTTGAAACGCTGAGGAACATACTGCACGAGGGACAATTAGACAAGCGAGTCCAGtatatgatagaagttatattCCAGATCAGGAAAGATGGATTTAAAGATCACGAGGCTGTGCCAGAGGAACTGGATCTTGTGGAGGAGGAAAATCAAATAACgcatttgataaaattagatGACGAAATAAACGCGCAAGGTATATTAAATGTGTTCAAGTTCGATCCAGACTATCTTGCCACCGAAGAGAAGTATAAACAACTGTGTAAAGAAATTCTTTGCTCGGACATCGGTGGCTCGAACATCGGCGACGACGAGGATGGAGAAGAGGAGAGCTCGGACGAGGAAGGTGGCATGGAACAAGCCGAGGAAAAGGAAGGAGTGATAGTCGATAAAACGGAAACGAATCTGATCGCGCTTCGACGAGATATATATCTGACTATAAGCTCGTCGAACGTTTTCGAAGAGTGCGCGCATAAGTTGCTGAAAATGCAACTTAAACCTGGGCAGGAGATCGAGTTATGTCACATGGTTTTGGACTGTTGCGCGGAGAAGCGAACGTATGAGAAGTTCTTCGGCCTTTTGGCCGGTCGGTTTTGCGcaattaataaagtatatgtGAGGCGATTTGAGCAAATTTTTAGGGATTCCTATCAAACAATACACCGTCTCGACACCAACAAATTGCGGAATGTGTCAAAGTTCTTCGCACATTTACTGTTCACAGACTCAATATCGTGGAGCGTTCTGTCGTGCATAAAACTGAACGAGGAGAACACCACGAGTTCCAACAGAATATTCATCAAGATTCTGTTTCAGGAGCTGTCTGAATACATGGGTCTAGCGAAGCTAAATGGACGAGTTAAAGACATTACGTTGCAAGAGGTGTTTGAAGGACTATTTCCCAGAAACGACCCGAAGAACACACGTTTCGCAATCAACTTCTTCACGTCGATCGGCTTGGGTGGTTTGACGGATGATTTGAGAGAACGTTTGAAGTCCCATCCAAAGCCAGTTGCTGTGTGCCGGTCTTAACtctttttcgtcgtcgtcgtgaggTTCCggcaaaggaaaagaaaaccATTAAACTGTCTTGTGAACGTCGCGAATCGCAGTGTTCTAATTGCtcatatgtattattatacttGTACAACTTTgtaaatacgaaatatatattttcatgtcaTACGATAATTCTCATATAGTTAAGcgaacaataatttattcgctACCACATATGCTAATAAATACGCTGTTTTTAAAGTGCAGtatattactcttttttttttttttttttttttttttttttttttttttttttttaactatttcttctgataaactaattttattattatttatatgaactaGTTCTGTGTGAGAATCTTATCTTTAGCTTATCCTTACCATAAAACTGAACTCTAATCTCCTCGTCATTCGTTACCGGGAATTATCGTTAAGCTCAGCatctttttccattttcaacaaaataaactCTTACCTTTGCGGGTATCAGTGACAGTTATTCTCACGTAATTACATCCAAATtagttatatgtatgtatgtacatatccGTGCATCTTATATATCGAGTTAAACAAGTTTttcattagtaatttaattaattcaatacttgatttaatttttagtgaactgagatgtaaaaaaaactaattgaattaaatttcttgtataatttatttctctccCTGTCCTTTGATCTAGATGATGAAGATTTGTTAAATACCGCAATTATTCCGGACAAAGGATTAACAACGTTTCTACATAGGTTTGAACTTtgagaattttgttaaaatcgGACAGTGTCCTGAATAGTTGCactataaaaaatctttatcataaCTTAATTGGTCAAAGGAAAAGGGagagaataaatatatgttaacaaagaaatttaatttagtgaACAATGAGTGTTAATTCAACTTCAGTTTTAACATCTTAGGTTACAAAAGTTTAAGCAAGTATAATGTCGAATAAGCTAAATAGGTTcgcaatgaaataaattgttttaatgattaaacaagaataaaaagaattgtgaaaagtaattgttaaatttttcaatttaaaggttggtttatgcaggccgtaaccgataacttatgccggaatctgtaagaaattgaccaatcataatcgaggacttatagaagaataatcgacaatgattggtcaatttctaacagattccggcataagttagcggttacggcctgaataaaccaaccttaagctattagtcggtatcataaatcacaataaattgaccaatcacagtcaaatgtgaagagaatattcgactgtgattgatcaattcttacggCTAATGACATATGATACCGACTAACAGcttaaagttggtttataatagccgtaaccgtaatggctctggcagaccagcgcgatttgcgacacgcgacgcgcgtttatccaataggcgtacgtcttttcaaaaaattgtaaacgcctattggatgatcgcgcgtcgcgtgtcgcaaatcgcgctggtctggcAGAGCCATGAGAAaatgaccaatcatagtcgatgtataaaagaataatcgactatgattggtgaatttcttacggtaagggctattataaaccaacccttaTTCTTTTCTGCAGTTCATTTGATTTCCCACTTCACCACCAGATGGCAGTGTCTTGCTTTTTGTTACCCCTGTTAAGTACTgagctttcatttctcatagtatatgttctgtggAATCTACTGGTCTAGAAAGTTCTAGAAAGTGCTGAAGATCAGATTCGAGTGAGTCAAAGGTAAACGCAAATGTGGATTTCTTTATCGCAGCTCTCTCTAATTACGTGTCACGATACAATTACAAGTATCGTAgtcgaataatttttacattcacAGAATAGTATATAACCCGGTATAACTGAAAGATTCGCGACAGGCAGAAGTCGTTTGAGGTTATATCAAAGCAAAATGAAGAGATTGCATTCGCGAAGAGACGAGGAGGAGAGCGAGGAACACTATCGCAAGCGCAAGAATTACAAGCGTGGCGACGAGGAGTTCAGGCATAACGATGATCATGGAAGTTCCAGACGTAACGGCGGTCAGTGCGGCTCCAGACGTGAAAACGATCATCGGGGTGACGATCACAGAAGTCGTAGATATAACGACGAGCGTGGAGATGCCAGGGACAGCGACGGCGAAGCGGGCGGCAAGCGGGAGGAGATTGGCAGCCGCTACTACGGGGATTCGGACAAGGCGCGAGAAAACCCAGCGGAGAACGCCAAGCAGAAGCGAGCGGCAAATCTTTTGACGTCGAAGACGGGAGGCGCGTACATCCCGCTTGCCAAGTTGCTTATGCTTCAAGCGGAAATCACCGACAAGTCGGGAGCCACTTACCAGCGCATCGCATGGGAAGCACTAAAGAAGTCCATCCATGGATACATTAACAAGGTTAACACCAGTAATATCGGGATCATAACGCGGGAGTTGCTGCGCCAGAATATTGTCCGTGGTAGAGGTTTGTTAGCACGGTCTATCATTCAGGCGCAAGCCGCGTCACCGATGTTCACGCCAGTTTATGCAGCACTGACGGCTGTAATAAATTCCAAGTTTCCTAACATAGGTGAACTAGTGCTGACGCGACTTGTATTACAGTTCAAGCGTGGATTTAAGAGGAATGATAAGCCTTTGTGTATATCCTCGGGAACTTTTATAGCACATTTAGTTAATCAGCATGTAGCTTATGAGATCATTGTTTTGGAGATCTTGACTCTGCTGTTGGAAACGCCGACGGACGATTCCGTCGAAGTGGCCATAGCGCTTTTGAAGGAAAGCGGAATGAAAGTGAGAGGGTTTTCGCGAAGAGGTATCGAGGCCATCTTTGAAACGCTGAGGAACATACTGCACGAGGGACAATTAGACAAGCGAGTCCAGtatatgatagaagttatattCCAGATCAGGAAAGATGGATTTAAAGATCACGAGGCTGTGCCAGAGGAACTGGATCTTGTGGAGGAGGAAAATCAAATAACgcatttgataaaattagatGACGAAATAAACGCGCAAGGTATATTAAATGTGTTCAAGTTCGATCCAGACTATCTTGCCACCGAAGAGAAGTATAAACAACTGTGTAAAGAAATTCTTTGCTCGGACATCGGTGGCTCGAACATCGGCGACGACGAGGATGGAGAAGAGGAGAGCTCGGACGAGGAAGGTGGCATGGAACAAGCCGAGGAAAAGGAAGGAGTGATAGTCGATAAAACGGAAACGAATCTGATCGCGCTTCGACGAGATATATATCTGACTATAAGCTCGTCGAACGTTTTCGAAGAGTGCGCGCATAAGTTGCTGAAAATGCAACTTAAACCTGGGCAGGAGATCGAGTTATGTCACATGGTTTTGGACTGTTGCGCGGAGAAGCGAACGTATGAGAAGTTCTTCGGCCTTTTGGCCGGTCGGTTTTGCGcaattaataaagtatatgtGAGGCGATTTGAGCAAATTTTTAGGGATTCCTATCAAACAATACACCGTCTCGACACCAACAAATTGCGGAATGTGTCAAAGTTCTTCGCACATTTACTGTTCACAGACTCAATATCGTGGAGCGTTCTGTCGTGCATAAAACTGAACGAGGAGAACACCACGAGTTCCAACAGAATATTCATCAAGATTCTGTTTCAGGAGCTGTCTGAATACATGGGTCTAGCGAAGCTAAATGGACGAGTTAAAGACATTACGTTGCAAGAGGTGTTTGAAGGACTATTTCCCAGAAACGACCCGAAGAACACACGTTTCGCAATCAACTTCTTCACGTCGATCGGCTTGGGTGGTTTGACGGATGATTTGAGAGAACGTTTGAAGTCCCATCCAAAGCCAGTTGCTGTGTGCCGGTCTTAACtctttttcgtcgtcgtcgtgaggTTCCggcaaaggaaaagaaaaccATTAAACTGTCTTGTGAACGTCGCGAATCGCAGTGTTCTAATTGCtcatatgtattattatacttGTACAACTTTgtaaatacgaaatatatattttcatgtcaTACGATAATTCTCATATAGTTAAGcgaacaataatttattcgctACCACATATGCTAATAAATACGCTGTTTTTAAAGTGCAGtatattactcttttttttttctttttttttttttttaactatttcttctgataaactaattttattattatttatgaactAGTTCTGTGTGAGAATCTTATCTTTAGCTTATCCTTACCATAAAACTGAACTCTAATCTCCTCGTCATTCGTTACCGGGAATTATCGTTAAGCTCAGCatctttttccattttcaacaaaataaactCTTACCTTTGCGGGTATCAGTGACAGTTATTCTCACGTAATTACATCCAAATtagttatatgtatgtatgtacatatccGTGCATCTTATATATCGAGTTAAACAAGTTTttcattagtaatttaattaattcaatacttgatttaatttttagtgaactgagatgtaaaaaaaactaattgaattaaatttcttgtataatttatttctctccCTGTCCTTTGATCTAGATGATGAAGATTTGTTAAATACCGCAATTATTCCGGACAAAGGATTAACAACGTTTCTACATAGGTTTGAACTTtgagaattttgttaaaatcgGACAGTGTCCTGAATAGTTGCactataaaaaatctttatcataaCTTAATTGGTCAAAGGAAAAGGGagagaataaatatatgttaacaaagaaatttaatttagtgaACAATGAGTGTTAATTCAACTTCAGTTTTAACATCTTAGGTTACAAAAGTTTAAGCAAGTATAATGTCGAATAAGCTAAATAGGTTcgcaatgaaataaattgttttaatgattaaacaagaataaaaagaattgtgaaaagtaattgttaaatttttcaatttaaaggttggtttatgcaggccgtaaccgataacttatgccggaatctgtaagaaattgaccaatcataatcgaggacttatagaagaataatcgacaatgattggtcaatttctaacagattccggcataagttagcggttacggcctgaataaaccaaccttaagctattagtcggtatcataaatcacaataaattgaccaatcacagtcaaatgtgaagagaatattcgactgtgattgatcaattcttacggCTAATGACATATGATACCGACTAACAGcttaaagttggtttataatagccgtaaccgtaatggctctggcagaccagcgcgatttgcgacacgcgacgcgcgtttatccaataggcgtacgtcttttcaaaaaattgtaaacgcctattggatgatcgcgcgtcgcgtgtcgcaaatcgcgctggtctggcAGAGCCATGAGAAaatgaccaatcatagtcgatgtataaaagaataatcgactatgattggtgaatttcttacggtaagggctattataaaccaacccttaTTCTTTTCTGCAGTTCATTTGATTTCCCACTTCACCACCAGATGGCAGTGTCTTGCTTTTTGTTACCCCTGTTAAGTACTgagctttcatttctcatagtatatgttctgtggAATCTACTGGTCTAGAAAGTTCTAGAAAGTGCTGAAGATCAGATTCGAGTGAGTCAAAGGTAAACGCAAATGTGGATTTCTTTATCGCAGCTCTCTCTAATTACGTGTCACGATACAATTACAAGTATCGTAgtcgaataatttttacattcacAGAATAGTATATAACCCGGTATAACTGAAAGATTCGCGACAGGCAGAAGTCGTTTGAGGTTATATCAAAGCAAAATGAAGAGATTGCATTCGCGAAGAGACGAGGAGGAGAGCGAGGAACACTATCGCAAGCGCAAGAATTACAAGCGTGGCGACGAGGAGTTCAGGCATAACGATGATCATGGAAGTTCCAGACGTAACGGCGGTCAGTGCGGCTCCAGACGTGAAAACGATCATCGGGGTGACGATCACAGAAGTCGTAGATATAACGACGAGCGTGGAGATGCCAGGGACAGCGACGGCGAAGCGGGCGGCAAGCGGGAGGAGATTGGCAGCCGCTACTACGGGGATTCGGACAAGGCGCGAGAAAACCCAGCGGAGAACGCCAAGCAGAAGCGAGCGGCAAATCTTTTGACGTCGAAGACGGGAGGCGCGTACATCCCGCTTGCCAAGTTGCTTATGCTTCAAGCGGAAATCACCGACAAGTCGGGAGCCACTTACCAGCGCATCGCATGGGAAGCACTAAAGAAGTCCATCCATGGATACATTAACAAGGTTAACACCAGTAATATCGGGATCATAACGCGGGAGTTGCTGCGCCAGAATATTGTCCGTGGTAGAGGTTTGTTAGCACGGTCTATCATTCAGGCGCAAGCCGCGTCACCGATGTTCACGCCAGTTTATGCAGCACTGACGGCTGTAATAAATTCCAAGTTTCCTAACATAGGTGAACTAGTGCTGACGCGACTTGTATTACAGTTCAAGCGTGGATTTAAGAGGAATGATAAGCCTTTGTGTATATCCTCGGGAACTTTTATAGCACATTTAGTTAATCAGCATGTAGCTTATGAGATCATTGTTTTGGAGATCTTGACTCTGCTGTTGGAAACGCCGACGGACGATTCCGTCGAAGTGGCCATAGCGCTTTTGAAGGAAAGCGGAATGAAAGTGAGAGGGTTTTCGCGAAGAGGTAT contains:
- the LOC120359658 gene encoding pre-mRNA-splicing factor CWC22 homolog, giving the protein MKRLHSRRDEEESEEHYRKRKNYKRGDEEFRHNDDHGSSRRNGGQCGSRRENDHRGDDHRSRRYNDERGDARDSDGEAGGKREEIGSRYYGDSDKARENPAENAKQKRAANLLTSKTGGAYIPLAKLLMLQAEITDKSGATYQRIAWEALKKSIHGYINKVNTSNIGIITRELLRQNIVRGRGLLARSIIQAQAASPMFTPVYAALTAVINSKFPNIGELVLTRLVLQFKRGFKRNDKPLCISSGTFIAHLVNQHVAYEIIVLEILTLLLETPTDDSVEVAIALLKESGMKVRGFSRRGIEAIFETLRNILHEGQLDKRVQYMIEVIFQIRKDGFKDHEAVPEELDLVEEENQITHLIKLDDEINAQGILNVFKFDPDYLATEEKYKQLCKEILCSDIGGSNIGDDEDGEEESSDEEGGMEQAEEKEGVIVDKTETNLIALRRDIYLTISSSNVFEECAHKLLKMQLKPGQEIELCHMVLDCCAEKRTYEKFFGLLAGRFCAINKVYVRRFEQIFRDSYQTIHRLDTNKLRNVSKFFAHLLFTDSISWSVLSCIKLNEENTTSSNRIFIKILFQELSEYMGLAKLNGRVKDITLQEVFEGLFPRNDPKNTRFAINFFTSIGLGGLTDDLRERLKSHPKPVAVCRS